The genomic window ATGTGTTTGATGTTAAATCCATAAATTATATCTGTGAACATATCACCTTCTGATACATCACAATCACTACAAAAACATTCAATGGAATATAAGCCATCTGAAAGTAAAATATCAGCTTCTCCTGAGTCTTCATCTATCCAGTTTACTTTTCTTATATTAATCATTTTGTAACATCTCCTATTATTCCAAACCTAAACTAGGTGCTTTTTTAACGAGTTCTTTTACAGACTTTAAGTGCAAGGTTGTTATGTTCCCAGTTATTCTGTCTAATCCTACAAATGCATACTTTGCACTTCCTTCTCCACCAACCAGTTTGAAATATCCGTTCATTTCAGGGACAAATTGTCCCTCTTTAATCACATGATTTGCCTCTCTTAAATACTCAACTATTGAATAGTGATTTTTATTTAAAACTTGTTGCATTTCTGAACCATGTTTTGAAAAGTGAACTTCTAATTTAGTTTTACTATTAAATTCAATCGTCTCTCCTTGAAAAGATCTCGACTTAACTGAGTGTCTAGTGTAGAAAAAACTTGGGCGATTGTCTGTAACTGATTGGCTACACTTGAAATGGCTGAGGCGATTTGACTGGCAAAGTTTTTGGCGGATGTGAGGCTAATTTGAATGTCTTGATTGCCAATAAGCGTGGTACGTGTGTCATTTTGAAGCGATGTTGATTGTTGTAAAGGTGTGGTTGCACTGTTGATTTTAGAAGTGGACTGCTGGGCTTGTTGAGAATTACTGCTGAATGTCGTCATGAATTTCCTCCTCTATTCTATAGACTGGATGGAACGCTTACACATTACATTATATCAATATATAATCTTCCAGTGGATGAAAATTTCATTAGATAGGTCTTGTTACCTTATTGATCAGTGCTTATTTAAAATGATTTTTTCGTCTATTCACTTTTCGGAATATATTTGTAGTATAAAAAAAGCGAGAGCATTTCGCTCTCACTTTTCATTTTAACGATTAAGCATTCACGTCAACGACTTTTGCTTCGTCTTTGATAACGTCGCGATCAAGATCATGGATACGTGCGCTAGTAACAATACCTGCTACCATACTACCACTTACATTGACTGCCGTACGAGCCATATCGATCAATGGTTCAACTGAGATAACTAAACCAACGATCGCTACTGGTAAGTTCATTGAACCTAAAACGATCAATGAGGCAAATGTTGCTCCACCACCGACACCAGCTACCCCAAATGAACTGATTGTCACGATGGCTACAAGTAGCAAGATAAATTCTAAGCTGAAGACATTCATTCCAGCTGCTGGTGCGACGATTGTCGCTAACATGGCTGGATAAACACCCGCACATCCATTTTGACCAATCGATAAACCAAAGCTGGCAGCGAAGTTTGCTGTTGCTTCATCCACACCAAGTGCTTTTGTTTGTGTTTCGATGTTCAATGGCAAAGCACCTGCACTTGAACGGGAAGTAAACGCAAAACTTAGTACTGGAAATGATTTTTTCAAATAGTCGATTGGGCTGACCTTCACACCCATCAAGATCAAGAAGTGAACGATCATGACTGCAAACAATGCCAGATAAGATGCTAATACAAATTTCCCTAAGTTAAGAATTGCATCAAAGTCACTTGTTGCCATCACGTTAGTCATCAATGCGAACACGCCATAAGGTGTCAAACGCAAGACTAACGTCACGATACGCATGACAATGCGGTACAAGCTATCGATCATATCAGCAAAGAATGTTGCTTCTTTCGGTGCTTTTCTTTTGATCCCTAAGTAAGCAACCCCAACAAATGCAGCGAAGATAACTACCGCAATCGTACTTGTTGCACGAGTTCCGGCAAGATCTGCAAAGATATTTCTAGGAATAAATGACAAGATTTGTTGTGGGATACTTAACCCTTCCACTGTTTCTTGTCGTGCCGCCAATTCAGAGATACGGGCAGTTTCAGCTGCGCCTTGAGTGAATTCTGCGCCTTGAAGACCAAAGGCGATCGTCAAGCCGATACCGATCAATGCTGAAATAGCAGTTGTCGCTAATAGAGTTGTCAGTACAGTTGCACTGATTTTACCCAGTTTTTCAGATACTTTCATTTTTGTAAAAGCTGCAACGATCGAAACGAAGACTAAAGGCATGATCAACATTTGTAAGAAACTAACGTAGCCGTTCCCAACAATACTGATCCAATCCATCGATTGTGTGATGACCTCATTTTCTACTCCGAAAATCAGTTGCAACGCGCCCCCGAATACAATACCGGCAGCCAACGCTGTGTAAACCCGTGTTGAAAATTTTGCATGGCGCTTTTGCATACGATAAAACACATATAATAATGCCGCAAAAACTAGAACCACTAAAACTGTGATGAGTGTTGTCATTTTCATCCTCCTCTTAATTTGTAATGACAAGTCCATCTAAGGAAGTAAAGGTTCCCGAGAAGAACTCTTCAGCTCTTCTCCTGAAAATATTTTTTTCAGTGACTAATTCATTCTAGACTATTTTCCGAAATTTTTCCTTACTTTTGCTTACAATTAGTAATAGAAAAAAACACCAGTGATAGCTAATAACTATCACTGGTGTTTTTTGTTTAATTTTCTGCCTTTTCTGTTTCTGCTTTTTCTGATTGGAAGTTCAATTTTACTCCTGGTGCATCTAAAGCAATCTCTGTTACTTCGTATGCAAGACGTTTGACCATTTCAAAAAGTGGTGCAACTAATTCATCGACCTCTTCTTGTGTCACGTCGTTTTGATCTTGGACCTTACGATTCAAGATATGGTTGATTTGGCTAACGCTTCCAGATAACACATATGTATCAAATACTAAACGAAATTCTAAACGTGCACCCACGATGCTATGTTCTTTCGGATAGTTTTCAATTGTCTCTTTTAGTGGTGAGAAACCTACTTTTAAGTCTGTTTGTACCTCTTGATCAGGCTTTAAAAAATCATAATGAAAGGCTTCTACTACTTCTTTTTGTCTTCTAATTTCCATTTTATCACTCCTCTGATTAAATTATAGCATAACTAAAGTTGAAAGGGGATACTTATTCTGTATTCTTTTTGATCATCAAAATATCCGCTAGATTGGCAACGGTGTGATCTGCAGGTATCTCTCCTAAAAAATGATCGATATCATATAAACAAGTGGAGACGTTCGCATTGATCCCTGCCTCGATGTCTAGTTTGCGATCCCCTACCATCATCGTTTTCTCTAGCTTCATCTTGTATGTGTCGATCAGATGAAGGATAGCATCAGGTGCTGGTTTTCTTGCAAAACCTTGATCGATACCGATCACCTCTTCAACCAAATCAGCTAAATCAAAGTTTTTTAAAAGTTCCCATGTAGAAGCCGTGACACGATGCGTCAAAATATAATGTTTTGCGCCACTTTCTTTCAAGTGACGTAAAACCATTTCCGTCTCTTTGAATGGTGCTGACATGTCTTGATATTGCCGTTCATACTCGTGGAATAGCTGGTTAAAAGCCGCTTCTTCTAACTGATAGCTTTCCCGCAGTTTTCTCATTGATTCTTGCTTCATCACACGATAAATTTCATTTTTTGGTCGTTTGATACCAAAATCATTTAATGCGTGGAACGCACCCTCGACCATTGCTGGATACGTATCAAATAGTGTGCCATCAAAATCCCAAATGTAATTCTCGATCATTCTTTTACTCCTCTTATCTAACTAGCTATCAGTCCATTAAACTTCTTATACTTTTGTTGTGAATTGCGTAGCGCATTTCTTACAAGTCACTCGAATCTCACCTTTCCCTTTTGGCGCCCGTTGTTTGAGTTGACAAGTTGGGCATGAAAAGATCGTATAGGTAGTAGCAGTTTGTTGCTCGGACTGACGTGTCATTTTATTTCTTGTTTTTGACAACCAATTCTTGAAAGTGACTGTCTTTTTTAAATATGCTTGATTTTCGTTCGTACGGACATAGATTTTCTTTGAGCTAAATCGTCCAATGACTAGGAAAATAAAAACAAAGAAAAGTAGATAGCCTAAACCAAAAGGCAGCCAATATCTAACCACAAAGAATAGTAATCCTAGAATCAAAAAGAAACGATTCAATTGGTCAAGACGTGCATACCTTCCTTTCATCACTTGTTGATATTTTTGTTGAGCTTTCATTACTCGCTGTAACCAGATAGGTCCCATTGTATTTCTCCATTCTTTTTTTCAAAAAGAAAAAGCCCTAGTTGGCCTTTTCCATCGCCATTTGTTGCAACACTTGACGATTGCGCATAAAATCGATCACGATCAATTTTTTTTCATCTTCGCGTTTTACTACCCGAAAGGTATCTTGTAAAGGCAATGTGAGCTTTTTGGATTGAATCTCCTTCAAGCGAACAAAGCGACGGATCAATGAAAGTAATTGTGGAAACTGGATCGATGTTTGTAATAACTCTGGATATTTTTTTAATAATTGAGTTGTTTTAAACAAATTCCGTTTTCGGCTGATTTGTTTTAAAAAACTTTTTAAGATCTTTTGCTGCCGCTGAAAAATCGAAAGAGATCCCTCTTCATCGATTCGATAACGCATCTGACTTTGCAGATCTTTTACGGTTAAATGTACTTCCGCTTTATCTGTCTCTACATTGATTCCTTGAGGAAAAAGTTCTGCGACTGCTTTATCCCACTCAGCTAATGATACTTCAAGATAGTCATTCAGTGGGAGTTGGAGTTCTTGAGCAAAAAATTGCTTCGCAGCTTCTATACCACCTTTTTCGTAGATTTCCCCGATCGTCAACCCTTCTAAATGGAACTCCGGCGAAAAATGCAATACTGTTTTTTGTTCATCGATTTGTGTATAGATGAATGTCGAACGCTTGAGGCTCGCATCTTTTAAAACAACTAAAAAATTCATTCTTCTCCCCCTTTTTCTACTACAAAATAGCATATTTTCAACGGTTTGTGTGGGAATATGCAGGAGATTTCATAAAATCTTATTTTTTGGTTAATCTTGATTGGTATTACGAATGAGTAAAATAAAAGCTTAACGAGAACAAACGGCACTTTCTCTTCGTTTTTCACGAAAAAGTTCGTCTCTCATCAAGCTTTATACTCAATTATCTTCTAATAATTCTTTCATTTCAACGACTTCACGATACTGATGGATTTTCGTGATACCGATC from Enterococcus sp. DIV1094 includes these protein-coding regions:
- a CDS encoding TIGR04197 family type VII secretion effector, which translates into the protein MTTFSSNSQQAQQSTSKINSATTPLQQSTSLQNDTRTTLIGNQDIQISLTSAKNFASQIASAISSVANQLQTIAQVFSTLDTQLSRDLFKERRLNLIVKLN
- a CDS encoding L-cystine transporter — translated: MTTLITVLVVLVFAALLYVFYRMQKRHAKFSTRVYTALAAGIVFGGALQLIFGVENEVITQSMDWISIVGNGYVSFLQMLIMPLVFVSIVAAFTKMKVSEKLGKISATVLTTLLATTAISALIGIGLTIAFGLQGAEFTQGAAETARISELAARQETVEGLSIPQQILSFIPRNIFADLAGTRATSTIAVVIFAAFVGVAYLGIKRKAPKEATFFADMIDSLYRIVMRIVTLVLRLTPYGVFALMTNVMATSDFDAILNLGKFVLASYLALFAVMIVHFLILMGVKVSPIDYLKKSFPVLSFAFTSRSSAGALPLNIETQTKALGVDEATANFAASFGLSIGQNGCAGVYPAMLATIVAPAAGMNVFSLEFILLLVAIVTISSFGVAGVGGGATFASLIVLGSMNLPVAIVGLVISVEPLIDMARTAVNVSGSMVAGIVTSARIHDLDRDVIKDEAKVVDVNA
- a CDS encoding DUF1149 family protein: MEIRRQKEVVEAFHYDFLKPDQEVQTDLKVGFSPLKETIENYPKEHSIVGARLEFRLVFDTYVLSGSVSQINHILNRKVQDQNDVTQEEVDELVAPLFEMVKRLAYEVTEIALDAPGVKLNFQSEKAETEKAEN
- a CDS encoding HAD-IA family hydrolase is translated as MENYIWDFDGTLFDTYPAMVEGAFHALNDFGIKRPKNEIYRVMKQESMRKLRESYQLEEAAFNQLFHEYERQYQDMSAPFKETEMVLRHLKESGAKHYILTHRVTASTWELLKNFDLADLVEEVIGIDQGFARKPAPDAILHLIDTYKMKLEKTMMVGDRKLDIEAGINANVSTCLYDIDHFLGEIPADHTVANLADILMIKKNTE